A stretch of the Clostridium fungisolvens genome encodes the following:
- a CDS encoding kinase, translating into MTKLIILRGNSGSGKTTTAKALQKKFGHGTMLISQDVVRREMLFVKDGPDGKAGELLSELALYGKKHCNIIILEGILNSKWYEGLFKNLLHEFKDQIFAYYFDIPFEETLNRHKQKPNAHEFGEKDMRSWWKERDLIELIPEVCINKELDLNEVVDMIYQDSTR; encoded by the coding sequence ATGACAAAGTTAATAATTTTAAGAGGTAATTCAGGAAGTGGTAAAACTACAACAGCCAAGGCACTGCAAAAGAAATTTGGACATGGCACAATGCTTATTTCACAAGATGTGGTTAGAAGAGAGATGCTATTTGTGAAGGATGGGCCAGATGGAAAAGCAGGTGAGCTACTAAGTGAGCTAGCGCTGTATGGAAAGAAACATTGTAATATTATAATTTTAGAAGGAATTTTAAATTCAAAGTGGTATGAAGGACTTTTTAAAAATTTACTTCATGAATTTAAAGATCAAATCTTTGCATATTACTTCGACATACCTTTTGAAGAAACTCTAAATCGTCACAAACAAAAACCTAATGCTCATGAATTTGGAGAAAAAGATATGAGAAGCTGGTGGAAGGAAAGAGATTTAATAGAGCTTATTCCTGAGGTATGTATAAATAAAGAATTAGACTTAAATGAAGTTGTGGATATGATTTATCAGGATTCTACAAGATAA
- a CDS encoding GNAT family N-acetyltransferase: protein MDFRLANISDLPKLKAVYRNIIDNMNRNNIQIWDEIYPCEFFRDDIENNHLYILVEDNDDIVAAFALCESNAGESYVKWENAHDKALYIDRFGVNVDYSRRGIGSIMLKHAITLTKQKKAKYLRLFVVDINKPAINVYLKNGFRQVDGIYKERIDDDLILREYGFEIEVLK, encoded by the coding sequence ATGGATTTTAGATTGGCTAATATTAGCGACTTACCAAAACTCAAAGCTGTGTATAGAAACATAATTGATAATATGAACAGAAATAACATACAAATTTGGGATGAAATCTATCCATGTGAGTTTTTTAGAGATGATATTGAAAATAATCACCTTTATATATTGGTGGAGGACAATGATGATATAGTTGCAGCATTTGCGCTATGTGAATCAAATGCTGGAGAAAGTTATGTAAAATGGGAAAATGCCCATGACAAGGCATTATATATTGATCGTTTTGGAGTCAATGTTGATTATTCAAGAAGAGGAATTGGCAGTATAATGCTTAAGCATGCTATTACACTCACTAAGCAGAAGAAAGCTAAATATTTAAGGCTTTTTGTTGTGGATATAAATAAACCAGCTATTAATGTATATTTGAAAAACGGATTTAGGCAGGTAGATGGAATCTATAAAGAAAGAATTGATGATGACCTTATATTGCGTGAATATGGGTTTGAAATAGAAGTATTAAAGTAA
- a CDS encoding ketopantoate reductase family protein gives MSVRQNRILIFGAGVIGSIYAIKFVEAGMDVTIFARSNRFKALKENGLQYNEKGVVKSIKINVIDKLENDDVYDFIFVTVRYDKSESALLALKDNKSKNIVTMTNNSIGFSTWQDIVGDRLLPAFPGFGGQIKDGILYARIPPKFLIATMFGEISGLVTERIENLTKLFETAKLPYTINKDMKAYLITHSVSDIALLGGLYFGNKTIDEETSRTRKTAHKITITLKAYLRAIQKAGISINPSIFRIILKCPNFIMDFFFMLWLRTKMVKDMMLPDYASSANSEVVQLNNDLLKFLSQNGITP, from the coding sequence ATGTCAGTAAGACAAAATAGAATTTTAATTTTTGGTGCAGGTGTTATAGGAAGCATATACGCAATCAAATTCGTTGAAGCAGGTATGGATGTTACTATTTTCGCACGTTCTAATAGATTTAAAGCATTGAAAGAAAATGGCCTACAATATAATGAAAAAGGTGTAGTTAAATCTATAAAAATAAATGTCATTGATAAGCTTGAAAATGATGATGTATATGATTTTATTTTCGTTACAGTTCGTTATGATAAATCTGAATCAGCGTTGTTAGCACTAAAAGACAATAAAAGCAAAAATATAGTTACGATGACAAACAATTCAATTGGATTTTCGACCTGGCAAGATATTGTTGGAGATAGACTTTTACCAGCCTTCCCTGGCTTCGGCGGGCAGATTAAAGATGGAATATTGTATGCTCGGATTCCACCAAAGTTTCTAATAGCTACTATGTTTGGAGAAATTAGTGGTTTAGTAACAGAACGTATAGAAAACCTCACAAAATTATTTGAGACAGCAAAACTTCCCTACACAATTAATAAGGATATGAAAGCGTATCTAATAACACATTCAGTATCTGACATCGCATTGTTAGGTGGTTTATATTTTGGGAATAAGACAATTGACGAAGAAACATCTAGAACCAGAAAAACGGCACACAAAATAACAATCACTTTAAAAGCGTATTTAAGGGCAATACAAAAAGCTGGAATATCTATTAATCCATCTATATTTAGAATAATTCTTAAATGTCCAAACTTTATTATGGATTTTTTCTTTATGCTATGGTTAAGGACTAAAATGGTAAAGGATATGATGTTGCCGGATTATGCCAGTAGTGCAAATAGTGAAGTTGTGCAACTCAATAACGATTTATTGAAGTTTTTAAGTCAAAATGGTATTACACCATAA
- a CDS encoding GNAT family N-acetyltransferase: MMNNVIKRPYRRLADFMKVYQFMIDNYSVDWKNGAPATFFEYAQMLFWTDNSQSHRNAIWEDKGEIVGFCFYESQIGKAFFNLKEGYEKLIPEMIEHAEQRLSNDGGSLELSLFMSQKNVIEVAKNMGYEKTNEWKYGIYDFSKGPLNYQLPEGFFFEEPGKQDMKKKIEAFWRGFDHDTEPEGGVERGYNLMSAPYATPELDVVIKNSRGEYVCCAGMWMVPENNLAYLEPLATVPEYRKMGLASAALSELYRRTVALGATHMTGGGNGFYFAISFEPLVKWSSWKKI, encoded by the coding sequence ATGATGAATAACGTAATAAAAAGACCATATAGAAGACTGGCTGACTTTATGAAGGTGTATCAATTTATGATTGATAATTATTCTGTTGATTGGAAAAATGGTGCTCCTGCAACGTTTTTTGAATATGCGCAAATGTTATTTTGGACTGACAATTCGCAAAGTCATAGAAATGCTATTTGGGAGGATAAAGGAGAGATAGTTGGATTTTGTTTTTATGAATCTCAGATTGGGAAGGCATTTTTTAATTTGAAAGAAGGATATGAAAAGCTTATACCAGAAATGATTGAACATGCAGAACAACGTTTAAGCAATGATGGTGGAAGCTTAGAGCTTAGTCTCTTTATGAGTCAAAAAAATGTGATAGAAGTTGCTAAAAATATGGGATATGAAAAAACAAATGAATGGAAATATGGCATTTATGATTTTTCTAAAGGACCTTTGAACTATCAATTGCCTGAAGGTTTTTTCTTTGAAGAACCTGGAAAACAGGATATGAAGAAAAAGATAGAAGCATTTTGGAGAGGCTTTGACCACGATACAGAACCAGAAGGTGGAGTAGAACGTGGATATAATTTGATGTCAGCTCCATATGCCACCCCTGAACTAGATGTTGTTATTAAAAATTCTAGAGGCGAATATGTTTGTTGTGCAGGGATGTGGATGGTTCCTGAAAATAATCTAGCATATTTGGAACCTTTAGCTACAGTTCCAGAATACAGAAAAATGGGACTTGCTTCTGCTGCATTATCAGAGTTATATAGAAGAACTGTAGCTTTAGGAGCAACACATATGACAGGCGGAGGAAATGGGTTTTATTTTGCAATTAGCTTTGAACCCTTGGTGAAATGGTCATCGTGGAAGAAAATCTAG
- a CDS encoding flavin reductase family protein yields MIKKKISNIPFGPFITVLAGSMVNGKPNYATIGAYGVVSEKPVLYISLKNSHYTTSGVVENGFFSVNIPSSESIYKTDLCGCISGNKEDKSNVFDSFYDDAGNAPMITECPVNYLCKVIQTIPIFDFTMFIGEIIAVYADEDCLENGTPNALKVKPTIMMYPGYYDLKDKVGTLFKTYRAMNTDDPK; encoded by the coding sequence ATGATAAAGAAGAAAATATCAAATATCCCTTTCGGGCCATTTATTACGGTTTTAGCAGGGTCCATGGTTAATGGAAAACCAAATTATGCTACAATAGGTGCATATGGCGTTGTAAGTGAAAAGCCTGTATTATATATTTCATTGAAAAATTCCCACTATACAACTTCAGGTGTAGTTGAAAATGGATTCTTCAGTGTAAATATACCATCCTCTGAATCTATTTATAAGACTGATCTTTGTGGATGCATCTCTGGCAATAAAGAAGATAAATCGAATGTATTTGATTCATTTTATGATGATGCAGGAAATGCACCAATGATAACAGAATGTCCTGTAAATTATCTTTGTAAAGTAATACAGACAATTCCTATATTTGATTTTACGATGTTTATTGGAGAAATTATTGCAGTATATGCGGATGAAGACTGTCTGGAAAATGGAACACCAAATGCCCTTAAGGTTAAACCAACAATTATGATGTATCCAGGATACTATGATCTAAAGGATAAAGTTGGTACATTATTTAAAACATATAGAGCCATGAATACTGATGATCCTAAGTAA
- a CDS encoding DUF550 domain-containing protein, whose product MNDIRISDMLNMQMDLYELHKDTWSPLEAKYGRNSILWMVEEIGECISIIKKKGDLAIMEDENVRKAFCEEMSDVLMYFNDTLLRYGITADEISSSYIDKHNKNMKRNYVKEYKSKYENR is encoded by the coding sequence ATGAATGATATAAGAATTTCAGATATGCTGAACATGCAAATGGATTTGTATGAATTACATAAAGATACCTGGTCACCATTAGAAGCGAAGTATGGTAGAAATTCTATCCTTTGGATGGTGGAAGAAATAGGTGAATGTATTTCAATAATAAAGAAAAAAGGTGATTTGGCTATAATGGAGGATGAAAATGTTAGAAAAGCATTTTGTGAAGAAATGAGTGATGTATTAATGTATTTCAACGATACATTGCTTAGATATGGAATTACAGCTGATGAAATCTCTTCTTCATATATAGATAAACATAATAAAAATATGAAGCGAAATTATGTTAAAGAATATAAGAGTAAATATGAGAATAGATAA
- a CDS encoding SDR family oxidoreductase — protein sequence MRVFVTGATGYIGSEVVRELIDAGHEVIGLTRSDKGALKLKEAGAEVHLGSLDDLDSLRSGAAIADGVIHLAFKHDFSDFAGSLATDLQAIQAIGEVLEGTGKPFLTTAHANGTASDNATLELAKRGVRASVVSLSTSVHGDGDKGFIPRLINIAREKGFSAYIGDGLNRWPAVHRLDAARLFRLALESAPAGSRLDGVGDEGIPFRDIATAIGRHLNLPVVSITPEEATAHLGFLGAIAALDLARSSVQTQELLGWKPENPSLMEDLEHGHYFEK from the coding sequence ATGCGTGTTTTTGTAACAGGAGCAACAGGGTATATCGGTTCTGAGGTTGTTAGGGAACTCATCGACGCTGGACATGAAGTCATTGGGTTAACACGCTCAGATAAGGGAGCATTAAAATTAAAGGAAGCTGGAGCTGAAGTGCACCTAGGTTCACTTGATGACCTAGATAGCCTTCGTAGTGGAGCTGCTATTGCAGATGGTGTTATTCATCTGGCATTTAAGCACGATTTCTCGGATTTTGCCGGTTCACTTGCCACAGATTTACAAGCAATTCAGGCTATAGGGGAAGTACTTGAGGGCACTGGAAAGCCATTTTTAACTACAGCCCACGCAAATGGTACTGCATCAGATAACGCTACTTTGGAGCTTGCAAAGCGTGGAGTTAGGGCTTCTGTAGTGTCGCTTTCAACATCTGTACATGGTGATGGAGATAAGGGATTTATTCCAAGATTAATTAATATAGCACGTGAAAAAGGTTTCTCTGCTTACATCGGCGACGGGTTAAACCGCTGGCCAGCTGTACATCGTCTAGATGCGGCAAGACTTTTCCGCTTGGCATTGGAATCTGCTCCTGCAGGATCAAGACTGGATGGGGTTGGAGACGAGGGCATACCGTTCCGTGATATCGCAACTGCAATTGGTCGTCATCTGAACTTACCAGTAGTTAGTATTACACCTGAAGAGGCAACGGCTCACTTAGGTTTTTTAGGTGCTATCGCAGCCCTTGATCTAGCAAGGTCCAGTGTACAGACTCAAGAGCTCTTAGGTTGGAAACCAGAGAATCCTAGCCTTATGGAGGATCTTGAACATGGACACTACTTCGAAAAATAA
- a CDS encoding carbohydrate kinase family protein, with protein sequence MKKTLIIGSTVLDIIINIEKLPTTTEDCHINGQTMSIGGCAFNVQNIINLFDVPYVFCSPIGTGIYGDYVASQLKKIGLSPFVRVADQDNGCCYCYVEPHGERTFLSYHGAEYTFDPMWLDGINMDDFDQVYICGLEIEESTGNKIISFLNKNRHLQVFFAPGPRFSLIDERKLDEIFKLSPIVHLNMDEILTFTKTATLEQAVKMLYSLTNNLIIITDGENGSYLYDGEHLQHAMGIKANVVDTIGAGDSHIGAFMASRKFGYSYIKSLEIANQVSAKVVETRGSLLTSYVFRQIIP encoded by the coding sequence ATGAAAAAAACACTGATTATTGGCTCTACTGTACTCGACATAATCATCAATATAGAAAAACTCCCAACTACCACTGAAGACTGTCACATAAATGGTCAAACTATGTCTATAGGTGGTTGTGCTTTTAATGTTCAGAACATAATAAATCTTTTTGATGTCCCTTATGTGTTTTGTTCACCTATCGGTACTGGAATCTATGGAGATTATGTGGCTTCACAGCTGAAAAAAATAGGATTATCACCATTTGTCCGAGTTGCAGATCAAGATAACGGGTGTTGTTATTGTTATGTTGAACCTCATGGAGAACGAACTTTTCTATCATATCACGGTGCCGAATACACTTTTGATCCTATGTGGCTTGATGGAATTAATATGGATGATTTTGACCAGGTTTACATCTGTGGACTAGAAATTGAGGAATCCACCGGCAATAAAATCATATCCTTTCTTAATAAAAACAGACATCTACAAGTTTTCTTTGCCCCTGGGCCAAGATTCTCGTTAATAGATGAAAGAAAGCTTGATGAAATTTTCAAACTTTCGCCAATTGTTCATTTAAATATGGATGAAATTCTAACCTTTACAAAAACAGCAACTTTAGAACAAGCTGTTAAGATGCTTTATTCTTTAACAAATAATTTGATTATCATAACTGATGGTGAAAACGGATCCTATCTATATGATGGTGAACACCTACAGCATGCCATGGGTATCAAAGCTAATGTTGTTGATACAATCGGTGCTGGCGATTCTCACATTGGTGCCTTCATGGCTTCTAGAAAATTTGGCTATTCCTATATAAAAAGTCTGGAGATAGCCAACCAAGTATCTGCTAAAGTCGTCGAGACAAGAGGCAGCCTTCTAACTTCTTATGTTTTTAGGCAGATAATACCATAA
- a CDS encoding flavodoxin family protein, with amino-acid sequence MSKVVIFNASPRKNGYNSKLLEQVAKGAESKGAEIIEFNLNDKGIRPCQSCFYCRTHDGCAINDYLQPMYKAIDEADAIVFGSPIFYYQITGQAKVWLDRTFPMLGDMIGDKFEPRHPGKKLVTIFTQANSNPEISAEGIKYITNVFNKYGWELEENIHVCGISLVPDLTELEELSSRAFKAGENLVG; translated from the coding sequence ATGTCAAAAGTAGTTATTTTTAATGCTAGTCCAAGAAAGAATGGATATAATTCAAAGTTATTAGAACAAGTAGCAAAAGGTGCTGAATCTAAAGGTGCTGAGATTATAGAATTTAATTTAAATGATAAGGGGATTCGCCCATGTCAGAGTTGCTTCTACTGCCGTACCCATGATGGTTGTGCTATCAATGATTACCTTCAACCAATGTATAAGGCTATTGATGAAGCAGATGCTATTGTATTTGGTTCTCCAATCTTCTACTATCAAATTACAGGACAAGCAAAAGTTTGGTTAGATCGTACATTTCCAATGCTTGGAGATATGATTGGAGACAAATTTGAACCAAGACATCCTGGGAAAAAGTTAGTAACAATATTTACTCAAGCTAATTCAAATCCTGAAATAAGTGCAGAAGGCATTAAATATATTACTAATGTTTTCAATAAATATGGTTGGGAATTAGAGGAAAATATTCACGTTTGCGGAATTTCTCTTGTTCCTGATTTAACAGAGTTAGAGGAGTTATCTTCAAGAGCATTTAAGGCTGGGGAAAATCTAGTTGGATAA
- a CDS encoding EFR1 family ferrodoxin (N-terminal region resembles flavodoxins. C-terminal ferrodoxin region binds two 4Fe-4S clusters.): protein MKSVIYYFTGTGNNLQVAKKIAEALPDCELVSMGKGSHDSNEVYDYIGFVYPTYALNLPRRVTQFIGEMSLEKSKNAYFFAVTGCGNISGVALTVPGKILAKKGVTLNFAEEIIMVGNYVAMYKMNEKNPEKYQIAANNIPTLVQKIVAKTQQPVGKVNEPLNISTAIGQKLIYARKDKGFNVSDACIGCGTCEAVCPVSNIVMKNKKTSFQHNCEQCMACVQWCPKQAINYKNKTQSRGRYTNPSISLKELIEGNK, encoded by the coding sequence TTGAAAAGTGTTATTTATTATTTTACAGGAACAGGAAACAACTTACAGGTAGCTAAAAAAATAGCTGAGGCATTGCCGGACTGTGAGCTAGTATCAATGGGCAAAGGTAGTCATGACAGCAATGAAGTGTATGATTATATCGGCTTTGTGTATCCCACATATGCCTTAAATTTGCCGCGAAGAGTAACACAATTTATAGGCGAAATGTCCCTTGAAAAAAGTAAAAATGCATATTTTTTTGCTGTGACTGGATGTGGGAATATAAGTGGTGTTGCGCTAACTGTTCCTGGGAAGATTTTAGCAAAAAAAGGCGTGACACTTAATTTTGCAGAGGAAATTATTATGGTTGGAAATTATGTTGCGATGTATAAAATGAACGAGAAAAACCCGGAGAAATATCAAATTGCTGCTAATAATATACCTACATTGGTTCAAAAGATAGTAGCTAAAACACAGCAACCAGTGGGTAAAGTGAACGAGCCCCTTAACATATCAACCGCTATTGGTCAAAAATTAATATATGCCAGAAAAGACAAAGGTTTTAATGTTTCTGATGCTTGTATAGGTTGTGGAACCTGTGAGGCAGTTTGTCCTGTTTCCAACATAGTAATGAAAAACAAAAAAACTAGTTTTCAACACAATTGCGAACAGTGTATGGCCTGTGTGCAATGGTGCCCTAAGCAGGCTATTAATTATAAGAATAAAACGCAAAGCAGAGGACGTTATACTAATCCTAGTATTAGCTTGAAAGAATTAATAGAAGGTAATAAGTAG
- a CDS encoding YciI family protein has translation MFIINLTYVKPIEEVEKYLTEHIEFLNKYYFSNNFICSGRKNPRIGGIILCNAKDMNEVEDIISQDPFKKNAIADYDIVEFQPTKYAEDFKVFVE, from the coding sequence ATGTTTATAATTAATTTGACTTACGTTAAACCAATAGAGGAGGTTGAAAAGTATTTGACAGAGCATATTGAATTTTTAAATAAATATTATTTTAGCAATAATTTCATTTGTTCTGGGCGAAAAAATCCTCGAATTGGTGGAATTATTTTATGTAATGCTAAAGATATGAATGAGGTTGAAGACATTATTAGTCAAGATCCTTTTAAGAAAAATGCAATCGCAGATTATGATATAGTAGAATTTCAACCAACAAAGTATGCTGAAGACTTCAAGGTATTTGTTGAATAA
- a CDS encoding winged helix-turn-helix transcriptional regulator — translation MASKQEIEQYWNLIKQSDFNENCPIKNALEVIGGKWKLNILGHLLRKEVMRFNELKREISGITNTMLTNSLRELENDQLIIRNQYNEMPLRVEYALTDKGKGLLPLLYELTTWWDDYIKHQEVQE, via the coding sequence ATGGCGAGCAAACAAGAAATAGAACAATATTGGAATTTAATAAAACAATCAGATTTTAACGAAAACTGCCCTATAAAAAACGCATTAGAAGTAATTGGAGGCAAATGGAAACTAAATATATTAGGTCACTTGCTAAGAAAGGAAGTTATGAGGTTTAATGAATTAAAAAGAGAGATATCAGGAATAACAAATACAATGCTCACAAATTCATTACGTGAACTTGAGAATGATCAATTAATTATTAGAAATCAATATAATGAAATGCCCCTAAGAGTAGAATACGCTTTAACTGATAAAGGAAAAGGTCTGTTGCCCTTGCTTTATGAATTAACTACTTGGTGGGATGATTATATAAAACATCAAGAAGTTCAAGAATAA
- a CDS encoding metallophosphoesterase family protein, whose product MKIGVITDIHNNIDALNAVLDEFASLGIEKIICSGDIIGIGPKPEETVKRIMLLEDDIECVRGNHENYLINGIPLIVPNDEKMGYGEMEHHKWEHGKLSEESIEFIKALPYTKVLKICGKTIYIAHYAINEDNKYVNYTPNPSLDDLEMMFQDVEADIIVYGHNHAPLINHESNKWYINTGSLGCPSNNINIARAGIIIVNEESIKYEELKVRYEVKKVIEDIKNIGYPDFKNILKYFYGIS is encoded by the coding sequence ATGAAAATAGGTGTAATAACAGATATACATAATAATATAGATGCATTAAATGCGGTATTAGATGAATTTGCTTCACTTGGTATAGAAAAAATTATATGTAGTGGAGATATTATTGGAATTGGACCCAAACCAGAAGAAACTGTAAAAAGAATAATGCTACTTGAAGATGATATAGAATGCGTAAGAGGAAATCATGAAAATTATCTTATTAATGGAATACCTTTGATAGTTCCTAATGATGAAAAGATGGGTTATGGGGAAATGGAACATCATAAATGGGAGCACGGAAAACTCAGTGAAGAATCTATTGAGTTCATAAAGGCACTGCCGTACACAAAAGTATTAAAAATATGCGGAAAGACAATTTATATAGCACATTATGCTATAAACGAAGATAATAAATATGTAAATTATACTCCAAATCCATCATTGGATGATTTAGAAATGATGTTTCAAGATGTGGAAGCAGACATTATAGTATATGGTCATAATCATGCTCCATTAATTAATCATGAATCAAATAAATGGTATATAAATACTGGTTCTTTGGGATGTCCATCAAATAACATAAACATTGCAAGAGCAGGTATTATTATTGTTAATGAAGAGAGCATTAAATATGAAGAATTGAAGGTGCGTTATGAAGTGAAAAAGGTTATAGAAGATATTAAAAATATAGGATATCCTGATTTTAAAAACATTTTGAAGTATTTTTATGGTATATCATAA
- a CDS encoding TetR/AcrR family transcriptional regulator produces MTLDKISLDKEIILNAAEEVIRRFGPEKANITDVAKSLKVSHAALYRYYNGKTDLWNAVTERWLSNLHVYSKDILNEDTPADIKLFRLLEDFAEAKRRSSINDPEMFANYLKLAQSSMDVIEKSIQDGINSIKDVIEQGIEEGIFFVEFPKQAAVAVYHATSAFIHPNSFEAVDRKQNIESVVNLLIRGLKNPNK; encoded by the coding sequence ATGACTTTGGATAAGATTTCGTTAGATAAAGAAATAATACTCAATGCAGCAGAAGAAGTTATTCGCCGTTTCGGGCCAGAAAAAGCGAATATTACTGACGTAGCAAAATCATTAAAAGTTAGCCATGCTGCACTTTATAGATATTATAATGGAAAAACTGACCTTTGGAATGCTGTTACAGAACGTTGGCTTTCAAACTTGCATGTTTATTCAAAGGACATTTTAAATGAAGATACTCCTGCTGATATTAAACTTTTTCGTTTACTTGAGGACTTTGCGGAAGCGAAGCGTCGCAGCTCCATCAATGATCCAGAAATGTTTGCTAATTATCTTAAACTGGCTCAAAGCTCAATGGATGTAATAGAAAAAAGTATACAAGATGGGATAAATAGTATTAAGGATGTTATAGAGCAAGGAATTGAAGAGGGAATCTTTTTTGTGGAATTTCCTAAGCAAGCAGCGGTAGCTGTATATCATGCAACCAGTGCTTTTATTCATCCAAACTCATTTGAAGCTGTTGATCGAAAACAAAACATAGAATCTGTTGTAAATCTCCTTATAAGAGGGCTTAAAAACCCTAATAAATAA
- a CDS encoding AAA family ATPase, whose product MNKSVIHIYGASGSGTSTLGRFISEQLGYTFMDTDDYFWLETDPKYIEKRDKAERLQMMEEDILHSDKVVISGSLVDWGEDLIPYFTLAVRVVTDKDVRIERLKKREKKHFGSRIEIGGDMHKNYVEFIEWAAAYDTEDTETRSKAKHDQWQQLLKCKQIIVNGEDDLRYNLEIIKNALMAE is encoded by the coding sequence ATGAATAAAAGTGTAATTCACATATATGGAGCATCAGGTTCGGGAACGTCTACATTAGGTAGATTTATATCAGAGCAGCTTGGATATACTTTTATGGATACAGATGATTATTTCTGGCTGGAAACAGATCCTAAGTACATAGAGAAAAGAGATAAAGCTGAGCGGCTTCAAATGATGGAAGAAGATATTTTACACTCAGATAAAGTTGTTATTTCTGGTTCTCTTGTGGATTGGGGAGAGGATTTAATTCCATATTTCACCTTAGCAGTTCGTGTGGTAACTGATAAAGATGTCCGTATTGAGCGTCTAAAGAAAAGAGAAAAGAAACACTTTGGTTCACGTATTGAGATTGGTGGAGACATGCACAAAAATTATGTGGAATTTATTGAATGGGCTGCTGCGTATGATACAGAAGACACTGAGACGAGAAGTAAGGCAAAGCATGATCAGTGGCAACAGCTGCTAAAGTGCAAACAAATTATTGTAAATGGTGAAGATGATTTAAGATATAATTTAGAGATTATAAAAAATGCACTTATGGCAGAGTAA
- a CDS encoding CPBP family intramembrane glutamic endopeptidase has translation MIKTNIKIALIPLIIILVGSLTAMIASKYINAWAFIPLAIVYWVSIIVVVKPTKNMLKSYLKKPVYNFKISIVSLIPVFLCGFSFIWGIKYIETPSLIVMWIIFAVINSFTEEIFWRGYLIDNLTWKPSVKVIYTTILFSLSHPLMWGVFSITIRSYIMVLPLLTMGLIWGYVYHKTKSLRWCILAHFLVDILNLSVWVFLNIYIPPVIK, from the coding sequence ATGATTAAGACTAATATAAAAATAGCCCTAATCCCTTTAATAATTATTTTAGTAGGCTCTTTAACTGCAATGATTGCTTCAAAGTATATAAATGCATGGGCATTCATTCCACTTGCCATTGTTTATTGGGTATCAATAATTGTAGTTGTAAAGCCTACAAAAAACATGCTTAAATCCTATCTTAAGAAACCTGTTTATAATTTTAAGATAAGTATAGTATCACTTATACCTGTTTTTCTTTGCGGTTTTTCATTTATATGGGGGATAAAATATATTGAAACTCCATCGTTAATTGTTATGTGGATTATATTTGCTGTTATAAATTCTTTTACAGAAGAAATTTTTTGGAGAGGTTATTTAATAGACAACCTTACATGGAAACCATCAGTGAAAGTTATATATACTACTATTTTATTCAGTTTAAGTCATCCTTTAATGTGGGGAGTTTTCTCAATAACTATTAGAAGTTATATAATGGTATTACCATTGCTAACTATGGGATTAATTTGGGGATATGTTTATCATAAAACAAAAAGTTTGAGATGGTGTATTCTTGCACATTTTCTAGTTGATATATTAAATTTATCTGTTTGGGTATTTTTAAATATCTATATTCCTCCTGTAATTAAATAG